One region of Dokdonia sp. 4H-3-7-5 genomic DNA includes:
- a CDS encoding CcoQ/FixQ family Cbb3-type cytochrome c oxidase assembly chaperone translates to MFKFIKGNLENIDGVEIYPIVSLLIFFIFFAALFFWVFTAKKAHITEVSNIPLNDDTLNVNTIEE, encoded by the coding sequence ATGTTTAAATTTATAAAAGGAAACTTAGAAAATATAGATGGAGTGGAGATCTATCCTATAGTATCATTACTCATATTTTTCATCTTTTTTGCTGCACTATTCTTTTGGGTATTTACAGCAAAGAAAGCACACATCACAGAGGTAAGTAACATCCCGCTTAATGATGATACACTCAACGTAAATACTATAGAAGAATGA
- a CDS encoding cbb3-type cytochrome c oxidase N-terminal domain-containing protein, which yields MRTTASFLRILGFSLLGYFLIDYVGTTGETSIFLEQPWVWAILGVIMLFYTAGEVSMAALRNVLYKTLKPQAQAKFDEQEALAEANQFKWIKEKYKASLGSKEIAQEHEIILDHNYDGIQELDNNLPPWWVYMFYASIVFAVIYLVRFEVLDDYNQAEEYEVAVAEAKAEIEEWKKTAKDLVDVNTVTLLTDASDINAGKAIFTNNCIACHKADGGGGIGPNLTDQHWILGGGIKNVFKTISEGGRDGKGMISWKSELKAAEMAQVASFVLSLQGTTPAEPKESEGELWVNPDAPAAPIKDVVTDSTVVQLTSN from the coding sequence ATGAGAACCACAGCATCATTTTTAAGAATACTAGGCTTTTCACTATTAGGATATTTCCTCATAGATTACGTAGGGACTACAGGGGAGACTTCTATATTTCTAGAGCAACCGTGGGTCTGGGCTATACTTGGCGTAATCATGCTTTTTTATACAGCAGGAGAAGTGAGCATGGCTGCGCTGCGCAATGTTCTTTACAAAACGCTTAAGCCACAAGCACAAGCAAAGTTTGATGAGCAAGAAGCACTTGCAGAAGCAAATCAGTTTAAGTGGATTAAAGAGAAGTATAAAGCATCTCTAGGAAGTAAAGAGATAGCTCAAGAGCATGAGATTATACTAGATCATAACTATGACGGTATACAAGAGCTTGATAATAACTTGCCACCATGGTGGGTGTATATGTTCTACGCATCAATAGTCTTTGCAGTAATATACTTAGTGCGTTTTGAAGTACTAGACGACTACAACCAAGCCGAAGAATATGAAGTTGCTGTAGCAGAAGCAAAAGCAGAAATAGAAGAATGGAAAAAAACGGCAAAAGATCTTGTCGATGTAAATACGGTAACACTCCTCACAGATGCGAGTGATATCAATGCTGGTAAAGCCATTTTTACAAATAACTGTATTGCTTGTCATAAAGCAGATGGTGGCGGAGGTATAGGACCTAACCTCACAGACCAGCACTGGATTCTGGGTGGAGGAATTAAAAATGTCTTCAAAACTATCTCAGAAGGTGGTCGTGATGGTAAAGGTATGATCTCATGGAAATCAGAACTTAAGGCTGCAGAGATGGCGCAAGTAGCTAGCTTCGTGTTAAGCTTACAAGGCACCACTCCAGCAGAGCCTAAGGAGTCAGAAGGTGAGTTATGGGTAAATCCAGATGCCCCTGCTGCTCCTATAAAGGATGTTGTTACAGATAGCACAGTAGTG